The proteins below come from a single Eubacterium limosum genomic window:
- a CDS encoding phosphate ABC transporter substrate-binding protein — MGLKKRLAGLTMALVVGTFAFAGCSGGGDSTGSSSAAISGEINGGGSTSVQKIIEAAGDEFAAQNPDVKFTYSGTGSSDGIKGATEGTYAFGCASRELKDEEKSGLTELVFAYDGIAMITHPSNPVTNINSADLTKIYTGEITNWSQIGGNDAPIVVVSREDGSGTRSAVEELLKFEDKLKPDATIKEGNGNVQSTVAGNENAIGYVSLTFVDNTVKKVTVDNVEATVDNVVNKSYPVSRPFLAVYKTDSLNNQTKAFLDFLMTDEGQAIVEKEGGIKVALEQ; from the coding sequence ATGGGATTAAAAAAACGTTTAGCAGGCCTGACCATGGCTTTAGTTGTCGGAACATTTGCATTTGCAGGATGCAGTGGCGGGGGAGACAGTACTGGAAGCTCTTCAGCGGCCATTTCTGGTGAAATCAATGGCGGAGGTTCCACCTCAGTCCAGAAAATCATCGAAGCGGCAGGCGATGAATTCGCGGCCCAGAATCCAGATGTCAAATTTACATACAGCGGTACTGGCTCATCTGACGGGATCAAGGGAGCAACGGAAGGCACCTATGCTTTTGGCTGTGCTTCAAGAGAACTGAAGGATGAAGAAAAATCCGGTTTGACCGAGCTGGTATTTGCCTATGACGGTATTGCCATGATCACACATCCATCCAACCCAGTCACCAACATCAACTCAGCAGACTTAACAAAGATTTATACTGGGGAAATCACGAACTGGAGCCAGATTGGCGGTAATGATGCCCCGATCGTTGTCGTATCCAGAGAAGATGGTTCCGGAACCCGTTCCGCGGTCGAAGAGCTGTTAAAATTTGAAGATAAACTAAAACCAGATGCTACCATCAAAGAAGGTAATGGAAACGTACAGTCCACAGTCGCTGGAAATGAAAATGCCATTGGCTATGTATCCTTAACCTTTGTAGACAACACCGTTAAAAAGGTAACGGTTGACAATGTCGAAGCTACCGTCGATAATGTTGTAAACAAAAGCTATCCGGTATCCAGACCGTTCCTGGCCGTTTATAAGACAGACAGCCTCAACAATCAGACAAAAGCCTTTTTAGATTTCTTAATGACAGATGAAGGACAGGCCATTGTAGAAAAAGAAGGCGGTATCAAGGTTGCGCTTGAACAGTAA
- a CDS encoding VOC family protein produces the protein MTVKVQYSTMIVKSLEESVKFYRDVLGFKEGYHVDLPNGGCITIMESEGASVELIENTNFPVGLYSIGTDVDDIDETIRHLEKNGYQTTGPVIPTTVGKQTFVLDPNGVRICLIEHTDEYKEKYMLDD, from the coding sequence GTGACCGTTAAAGTACAATATTCAACGATGATCGTAAAGAGTTTAGAGGAATCTGTGAAGTTTTACAGAGATGTTTTAGGTTTTAAAGAAGGGTACCATGTCGATCTTCCAAACGGCGGGTGCATTACCATCATGGAAAGTGAAGGTGCTAGTGTCGAATTGATCGAGAATACCAATTTTCCAGTAGGATTGTATTCAATCGGAACAGATGTGGATGATATTGATGAAACGATCCGACATCTTGAAAAAAACGGCTACCAGACAACCGGTCCTGTAATTCCCACTACAGTCGGAAAACAAACCTTTGTCTTAGACCCGAATGGCGTACGAATCTGTCTGATTGAGCACACAGATGAATATAAAGAAAAATATATGTTGGATGATTAA
- a CDS encoding methylenetetrahydrofolate reductase, giving the protein MTIPEIMKNRMCFSFEVFPPKEGQPLEPLLDTLDHLYAFKPDFISCTYGAGGTNAGRNVEICKAIKDSGATIPITHFTCIGNSKDKIRDELRNYLSLGVDHILALRGDFPKGSASTGGDFDYANELISFIKEAFPEFSIAMAGDPEKHFEASSFDEDIAHLRIKQDAGADFIMTQLCHDVAHYEWWVEKIRKAHITLPIDVGIMPVLAKDPTIRMAVSNGSSIPRDLAEIIARYGDNPEDFKKAGMEYTVKQIHRFISAGIDGLHIYSLNKWADISEIVRAAGIR; this is encoded by the coding sequence ATGACAATACCAGAAATTATGAAGAATCGGATGTGTTTTTCTTTTGAGGTTTTTCCGCCAAAGGAGGGCCAGCCACTCGAGCCGCTGCTTGACACACTTGATCATCTCTATGCGTTCAAGCCGGATTTTATCAGCTGTACCTATGGTGCCGGCGGAACCAACGCGGGCAGAAATGTAGAAATCTGTAAAGCCATTAAGGACAGCGGCGCAACGATCCCCATCACCCATTTTACCTGTATTGGGAATTCTAAGGATAAGATCCGCGATGAACTCAGAAATTATCTGTCACTGGGCGTAGATCATATTCTGGCGCTGCGGGGCGACTTTCCAAAGGGCAGTGCTTCGACGGGCGGAGATTTTGATTATGCCAACGAGCTGATCTCTTTTATAAAAGAAGCGTTTCCAGAGTTCAGCATTGCCATGGCCGGAGATCCAGAAAAGCATTTTGAAGCCAGCAGCTTTGATGAAGATATTGCCCATCTGCGCATAAAGCAGGATGCCGGCGCTGATTTTATTATGACACAGCTTTGCCACGATGTTGCCCATTATGAGTGGTGGGTCGAGAAAATCCGGAAAGCGCATATCACATTGCCGATTGATGTCGGTATTATGCCCGTTCTGGCTAAAGACCCGACCATCCGCATGGCGGTATCCAACGGCAGCTCCATTCCAAGAGACCTGGCTGAAATTATTGCCCGCTATGGCGATAATCCTGAAGACTTTAAAAAAGCCGGCATGGAGTATACCGTCAAACAGATTCACCGCTTTATAAGTGCCGGAATCGACGGGCTGCACATCTACTCCCTTAACAAATGGGCAGACATTTCCGAGATTGTCCGCGCTGCCGGCATCCGTTGA
- a CDS encoding TOBE domain-containing protein: protein MKLSARNQLAGKVVSIKEGAVNGIVVLDIGGGNQISSTISMDSIRELGLQVGSDAYAVIKATSVMIGIDD from the coding sequence ATGAAATTAAGTGCTCGCAACCAATTGGCCGGAAAGGTCGTCTCGATTAAAGAAGGCGCCGTAAACGGCATTGTTGTTTTAGATATCGGCGGCGGAAACCAGATTTCCTCCACCATCTCCATGGATTCCATCAGGGAACTGGGCTTACAGGTTGGCTCTGACGCCTATGCGGTGATCAAAGCGACCTCTGTCATGATCGGTATTGATGACTAG